One Persicobacter psychrovividus DNA window includes the following coding sequences:
- the dnaG gene encoding DNA primase — protein sequence MGISQNTVQQVKDSMDIVDVVSDYVSLKKKGQNMWAPCPFHEEKTPSFSVAPTKGFYKCFSCGKTGDPIRFVMEMEGMEFPEAIRHLAQKYGIPIEETKLTEEVKEAISFRDRLHQVMHFAKELYVQNLWENKTGRAIGYSYLRERGMTDEIIKNFELGYSLEEWEGFRKSAEKMNYTVPEMEGAGMVINKDDGKKVFDRFRARVMFPVHNLSGKIIAFGARTLSTNKKEAKYLNSPETEIYHKSRVLYGIYQAKERIRKEDNCYLVEGYTDVISMHMSGVENVVASSGTSLTEDQIKLIKRFTNNITVLFDGDSAGVKASLRGIAMILAGGLDVQAVAFPEGEDPDSYSRKIGPNAFREYLSDKKTDFITFITNVMLKDVGNDPLKKTQVARQILEVLAKIPDAIKRDVYLKTCAKLLEISEEALKKELQGIFEEEQKRSQYRPQTGGASTPPPSAPPQNYPDYEPDWAPSPEELMAIGEIPEPSKTNVPVQETAYSADVELLLRHEREALRMLLCYGQLDVEEGKSVAVYLQEELQGVDILEERHQGIFEVYYKRLGLDQDVSGTAMLGATEGEERALVDTLISVKYKLSGWMDRHQINVPVEQDNLGHNLYKVIVNLKSAHFDRMEGQLQAQLEESHISGDEQLMMETLAMIVELQNMRKQLHQEAHQNRYKL from the coding sequence ACTGTTCAGCAAGTAAAAGATAGTATGGACATCGTGGATGTGGTGTCGGATTATGTCAGCTTGAAAAAAAAGGGACAAAACATGTGGGCTCCTTGCCCTTTCCATGAAGAGAAGACCCCTTCGTTCTCGGTGGCACCAACGAAAGGGTTTTACAAATGCTTCAGTTGTGGAAAAACCGGCGACCCAATACGCTTTGTGATGGAGATGGAAGGGATGGAATTCCCCGAAGCCATTCGCCATCTGGCGCAAAAATATGGCATTCCGATTGAGGAGACCAAACTGACAGAGGAAGTTAAGGAGGCCATCAGTTTCCGTGACCGATTGCATCAGGTCATGCATTTCGCCAAAGAACTCTATGTTCAGAACCTGTGGGAAAATAAAACCGGACGTGCGATAGGTTACAGCTACTTGCGCGAACGGGGAATGACCGACGAGATCATCAAAAATTTTGAGCTCGGCTATTCACTTGAAGAGTGGGAGGGATTTAGAAAGTCGGCAGAGAAGATGAACTATACTGTTCCTGAAATGGAAGGAGCAGGGATGGTGATTAATAAGGATGACGGCAAAAAAGTTTTCGACCGCTTCCGTGCCCGCGTGATGTTCCCTGTGCACAACCTTTCTGGGAAGATCATTGCCTTTGGTGCAAGAACGTTATCGACCAATAAAAAAGAAGCCAAATATCTTAACTCACCCGAAACAGAGATTTATCATAAATCTCGGGTGCTTTATGGTATTTATCAGGCAAAAGAACGCATCAGGAAAGAGGATAACTGTTACCTTGTAGAAGGCTATACAGATGTTATATCCATGCACATGTCGGGTGTGGAGAACGTGGTGGCCTCCTCGGGGACCTCCCTGACCGAAGATCAGATTAAACTGATCAAGCGTTTTACCAACAATATTACCGTACTTTTTGATGGCGACAGCGCAGGGGTAAAAGCCTCTTTGCGTGGGATTGCCATGATTTTGGCCGGAGGGCTCGATGTGCAGGCGGTCGCCTTTCCTGAAGGGGAAGACCCGGACAGTTATTCCCGCAAGATTGGGCCGAACGCTTTCCGTGAATACCTCAGCGATAAGAAAACCGACTTCATTACCTTCATTACGAATGTAATGCTAAAGGATGTCGGGAACGATCCGCTGAAAAAAACGCAGGTAGCCCGTCAGATTTTGGAAGTATTGGCCAAAATACCCGACGCCATCAAGCGGGATGTTTACCTGAAAACCTGTGCCAAATTACTGGAGATTTCTGAAGAAGCCCTGAAAAAAGAGCTGCAGGGAATCTTTGAGGAGGAGCAAAAGCGCAGTCAGTACCGTCCGCAGACCGGAGGAGCATCAACGCCACCGCCGTCAGCGCCACCACAAAATTACCCAGATTACGAGCCCGACTGGGCACCCTCGCCAGAGGAATTGATGGCTATAGGTGAAATTCCTGAGCCTTCAAAAACAAATGTCCCAGTACAGGAAACGGCCTATTCCGCAGATGTAGAACTTCTTCTTCGTCATGAGCGTGAAGCCCTGCGCATGTTATTGTGCTATGGCCAACTGGATGTGGAAGAAGGGAAGTCTGTGGCAGTGTATCTACAGGAAGAATTGCAGGGCGTGGACATTCTTGAAGAACGCCATCAAGGAATTTTTGAGGTATATTACAAACGCCTTGGTCTTGATCAGGATGTTTCGGGCACTGCGATGCTGGGAGCTACCGAAGGTGAAGAACGAGCGTTGGTGGATACCCTGATTTCCGTAAAATATAAATTGAGTGGATGGATGGATCGGCACCAGATCAATGTGCCCGTGGAGCAGGATAACCTGGGGCATAATCTGTACAAGGTTATTGTTAACCTGAAGTCGGCACATTTCGACCGTATGGAAGGACAATTGCAAGCACAGCTTGAGGAAAGCCATATTTCTGGCGATGAACAATTGATGATGGAAACGCTTGCAATGATTGTAGAGCTGCAAAATATGCGTAAGCAACTGCATCAGGAGGCACACCAGAACAGGTACAAACTATAA